In one Amia ocellicauda isolate fAmiCal2 chromosome 2, fAmiCal2.hap1, whole genome shotgun sequence genomic region, the following are encoded:
- the LOC136769503 gene encoding uncharacterized protein LOC136769503, with product MPQTGLALLFSTALNRISAGSFSQLLLSITVALLLMLLEYIVQQDFVCPCKYWKLKVALWFVGPFVTLSVFSLLLKSKGMMLCGMFKVNCGDMSCCTAWCCLSFQSCCRSSFQILYPGLCWCLILFLDGRYINCGFQDPCANGTLTRNKTLPPTPEGELTQVIMFYIIFALPLLYILCCFPLCTCCYSATSNRSAWYNCCSAEAVNEELERVEVESTLEEYVVKLRQDRVQQKIAQLKKELFEDTSASQHCNTCGRAGSDNRSGQVQEQGQVPSGSLQDYTQVCHHEFFKTPAKLKTLKWVNILQEAEKLLPGGGRVRIAQIELDERPL from the exons ATGCCACAGACAGGCTTGGCACTTCTTTTCAGCACAGCCCTCAACAGAATCTCAGCAGGCTCTTTCTCACAGCTGCTGCTGAGCATCACTGTGGCGCTGCTGCTGATGCTGCTGGAGTATATTGTTCAGCAAGACTTTGTTTGTCCCTGTAAGTATTGGAAATTGAAGGTGGCTCTGTGGTTTGTGGGGCCTTTCGTCACCCTGTCTGTCTTCAGCCTTCTGCTCAAAAGTAAAGGGATGATGCTCTGCGGGATGTTCAAGGTGAATTGCGGGGACATGTCCTGTTGCACGGCATGGTGCTGTCTCAGTTTCCAGTCCTGCTGCAGATCGTCATTCCAGATCCTGTACCCGGGGCTGTGCTGGTGCTTAATTTTGTTCCTGGATGGGCGTTACATTAACTGTGGTTTTCAGGACCCCTGTGCCAATGGAACACTGACGAGGAACAAGACTCTGCCTCCAACCCCAGAGGGAGAACTGACTCAG GTGATAATGTTCTACATTATCTTTGCACTGCCATTGCTGTACATCCTGTGCTGTTTTCCTCTGTGCACCTGCTGCTACTCTGCCACCTCCAATCGATCAGCTTGGTATAACTGCTGCTCTGCAGAGGCTGTGAATGAGGAGCTGGAGCGTGTGGAGGTGGAGAGCACGCTGGAGGAGTATGTGGTGAAGCTCAGACAAGACCGAGTGCAGCAGAAAATCGCCCAGCTGAAGAAAGAACTGTTTGAGGACACTAGTGCCAGTCAGCACTGCAATACCTGTGGGAGAGCTGGCTCTGACAATAGgagtggacaagtgcaagaacAAGGGCAAGTACCCAGTGGCAGCCTACAGGATTATACTCAAGTGTGTCACCATGAGTTCTTCAAGACCCCTGCAAAACTCAAAACATTGAAATGGgtaaacattttacaagaaGCAGAGAAACTCTTGCCTGGAGGAGGAAGAGTTAGAATTGCGCAGATAGAGTTAGACGAAAGACCTTTGTGA